A region from the Algoriphagus machipongonensis genome encodes:
- a CDS encoding cysteine desulfurase family protein yields MKYPVYLDYNATTPCAPEVIEAMIPWFQQHFGNASSKSHAFGWVAEDAVEIAREQVANLLGARSKEIIFTSGATEAINLAIKGTFELYKGEKQHYITCQTEHKAVLDTMAELEKEGADVTYLPVDHEGNISYQELKDTILPHTKMIALMWANNETGIIHPIEEISELAETNDIIFLTDAVQAAGKIPLHNRGIHLMAISAHKFYGPKGVGALFIRHNHSLPKPLAQITGGGHEKGFRSGTLNVPGIVGMGKAAEMRMEEMETEISKMSLLRNQLEESILEIPGTKLNGSQNNRLPHVSNIAFEGTEGEELLRKVCQQVAVSSGSACTSISPKPSHVLQAMGLEHELGRSSIRFSLGRNTTEQEILDTVEWVTHVVTELRKLN; encoded by the coding sequence ATGAAGTATCCCGTTTACCTAGATTACAATGCAACTACTCCATGTGCTCCAGAAGTTATAGAGGCTATGATACCTTGGTTTCAACAACATTTTGGGAATGCTTCCAGTAAATCTCATGCTTTTGGCTGGGTTGCGGAGGATGCTGTTGAAATTGCCAGAGAGCAAGTTGCGAATTTACTGGGAGCTAGATCCAAGGAAATTATTTTTACTTCAGGGGCAACAGAAGCGATTAATTTAGCAATTAAGGGCACTTTTGAACTCTATAAGGGAGAAAAACAGCATTATATCACTTGTCAGACGGAACACAAGGCCGTCTTGGATACCATGGCCGAATTGGAGAAAGAAGGTGCTGATGTCACTTATCTACCTGTGGACCATGAAGGAAATATTAGCTATCAGGAATTAAAGGATACTATCTTACCTCATACAAAAATGATTGCCTTGATGTGGGCAAATAATGAAACAGGTATAATTCATCCAATAGAGGAAATATCTGAATTGGCTGAAACAAATGATATTATTTTTTTAACAGACGCTGTTCAAGCTGCAGGTAAGATTCCACTTCACAATAGAGGAATCCATTTGATGGCTATCTCAGCGCATAAATTTTATGGACCCAAGGGAGTAGGAGCACTTTTTATACGCCACAATCATTCTCTTCCTAAACCTTTGGCACAAATCACAGGAGGAGGACATGAAAAAGGTTTTAGAAGCGGCACATTAAATGTTCCAGGAATAGTAGGTATGGGAAAGGCTGCCGAAATGAGAATGGAAGAAATGGAAACCGAAATTTCCAAAATGTCCTTATTGCGTAATCAATTGGAAGAAAGCATATTAGAAATCCCAGGAACCAAACTGAACGGAAGTCAAAACAATCGATTACCTCATGTTTCAAATATTGCTTTCGAAGGAACAGAAGGCGAGGAATTATTGAGAAAGGTGTGTCAACAGGTAGCTGTTAGTTCGGGTTCTGCTTGTACAAGTATCTCTCCAAAACCTTCCCATGTACTCCAAGCGATGGGCCTAGAGCATGAATTAGGTAGATCTTCCATACGCTTCAGTTTGGGAAGAAATACGACCGAACAAGAAATTTTAGATACTGTGGAGTGGGTGACTCATGTGGTGACAGAACTCAGGAAATTGAATTAA
- a CDS encoding nucleotidyltransferase family protein gives MSNPRTGIVILAAGESSRLGYPKQIARYKDKTLLQLAIDAANGSKADKRVLVLGAFKDEIKKTFSGASIPNIPNPKWEKGMSSTLVKGLEYLQKIEPVDQVVIMLCDQPFVDSKIIDKLIDAQAKSGKGIVACKYSKTFGVPILFDKKYFTQLLALTGDEGGKSIAQANEEDLELVTFAKGKTDVDTEADLRDLNL, from the coding sequence ATGAGCAACCCAAGAACAGGGATCGTAATATTAGCAGCTGGAGAATCCTCCAGATTAGGTTATCCAAAACAAATTGCCCGATACAAGGACAAGACTTTATTGCAATTGGCAATAGATGCAGCAAATGGATCCAAAGCAGATAAAAGAGTTTTGGTTTTAGGAGCTTTTAAAGATGAAATCAAAAAGACTTTCTCAGGAGCAAGTATCCCAAATATCCCCAATCCAAAATGGGAAAAAGGAATGTCTTCAACCTTAGTAAAAGGATTAGAATACCTTCAAAAGATCGAGCCTGTTGATCAAGTGGTGATTATGCTCTGTGACCAACCTTTTGTAGATTCAAAAATCATTGACAAATTAATTGATGCTCAGGCGAAATCAGGAAAAGGAATCGTTGCCTGTAAATACTCCAAAACTTTTGGAGTCCCTATACTTTTTGATAAAAAATATTTCACGCAATTATTAGCTTTAACGGGTGACGAAGGAGGAAAAAGTATTGCTCAGGCCAATGAAGAAGATCTTGAGCTAGTAACTTTTGCGAAAGGTAAAACGGATGTGGATACGGAAGCTGATTTAAGAGATTTGAATCTATAA